AAGCCTTATAAAGTGCGGTAACAAATTTTACCATGTCCTTAAACGCCTCGCCCGAGAGATTAAGGTTAAAAGCGATCTTACGTGCCTGGAAAGGCTGCAAACCCACTTTCGGGTCAATTTCTTCTTTAAATATCAGATGGGGGGTATGCTCTGCAACATGTTCAATATCCATACCGCCTTCGGTTGAATACATTACTATGTTGCGCCCTTTTGCACGATCGAGCAAAACACTGATATAAAACTCCTTGGTTTCACTTTCGCCCGGGTAATAAACATCCTGTGCAACAAGTACCTTGTTTACCTTTTTTCCCTCAGGGCCCGTTTGGGGGGTAATAAGCTGCATACCCAAAATATTGCCTGCTTTCTCTTTTACTTCATCAAGGTTTTTTGCCAGCTTAACACCTCCGCCTTTTCCACGACCACCGGCATGTATCTGCGCCTTTACAACTACCCAGCTTGAATTTAGATCCTCTTTTAGTTTTTTAGCGGCTGCAACAGCCTGTTCAACGGTTTCGGCTACAATGCCTTCCTGAACTCGTACGCCAAAGCTTTTTAAAATAGCCTTGCCCTGGTATTCGTGAATATTCATATGGTGAGTAGAATTTGAGGCAAATCTACAATTTTGTTTCACAAATTCAGCGCGCTTAGAATGGTGTTCGGCGATTAGTTTTCAATAATGCCAAGTAATTTCCAATCTCTAATCACTATTCACTAATTTAGCCCCATGCTCAGGGCTCATGCTATCCACAAAACATACGGACAACTTCAGATACTTAAAGGTGTCGATCTTGAAGTTAAGAAAGGCGAAATAGTGACCATTCTCGGCGCGTCCGGTGCAGGAAAAAGTACTTTATTGAACATTCTTGGGACGCTTGATAAGCCTGATTCCGGGCATATTGTTATTGGCAACACTAATGTCAGCAACCTGAGCAATAAAGATCTCAGCACGTTCCGGAACCGTAAGATCGGTTTCGTTTTCCAGTTCCATCATCTGCTGGTCGAGTTTAATGCAATAGAAAATGTGTGTATTCCCGCATTAATAGCAGGCGAATCGAGAAACAACGCTGAAAAAAAAGCCCAAAAGCTGCTTGATATTTTGGGCCTTTCGGGCAGGCTAACTCACAAACCAAGCCAGTTATCAGGCGGCGAGCAGCAGCGCGTGGCCGTGGCGAGGGCGTTGATCAACGATCCGTCTATTATTTTTGCCGATGAACCGTCTGGTAATCTTGATTCGACCAATGCCGGTGAATTGCATAGCCTGTTCAAAAGACTTCGCGACGAGTTCGATCAAACCTTCGTGATCGTCACACATAACGAGCATCTTGCTGAGCTTTCGGACAGGAAAGTTTTGATGAGGGATGGTTTAATTGTATAATAAATTTTGATGTATACGCTAATTACAGCAGCAAACTCATCGGAAGCATACGCGCTTAAAAATTCATTAAATACTACTGATGTTTTATTGGGCGACTATCTTGAACTACCAGAAATACTGATCAAATCCGGCAAAGTAGTTCAACTGCCTGATCCGTTGGAGATCAGTTATACACATCGTATGTTAGCGCTGTGCCTCGACAAAAATATCGATGCGATATATCCTTTACGCCAACAGGAGAAGCAATTGTTGAAAAATTCAAAGCAATTGTTTACTGAATATGGCATTAATATATTCTGAATGATACGGTACATTGATATAGATTCCCGTAAGGACGCTTTTATTTTTGAGCTGGATGATGTGCTTTACCCTGAAAAGGATTATTGGTACCAGGTTTATTATTTATTCGCCAGCTTTTTAGAGTATACTGAAATGATAGACGCGAAAGAAGCAACCAACAGTATGACCGGTACGTATTTATCGGAAGGGAAGGAGCAGGTGTTTGATAATTTGAAGAAAAAGCTTAACCTTGACGAAAAGTATCGGGTTAATTTTAATCACTTAAGTAACACAGCGAAACTTCCGCTAAAGCTTTTGCTGTTTCAGAATATGCTAAAGTTGTTGCAGGAAATTGTGGTGGACCGGAAAAAGATATTTATTGTGACCAATGGCAACCCCGAACAGCAATTGAATAAAATAAAACAGGTGGAATGGAATGGCCTTGAACCCTACCTTACCTGTTATTTTGCTAATGAGCTGGTTCCAAAGCCCGAAACGGATTGTATTGACCTGTTAATAAAGGACCATAATTTACAACGGAGAAACGTATTAATGATAGGCGCGAATGAAACCGATGAGCAATGTGCAGAAGCATCGGGAATAGATTTTATTAAACTAAGCGAACTTTAAAAAGTCTG
Above is a window of Mucilaginibacter ginsenosidivorans DNA encoding:
- a CDS encoding ABC transporter ATP-binding protein translates to MLRAHAIHKTYGQLQILKGVDLEVKKGEIVTILGASGAGKSTLLNILGTLDKPDSGHIVIGNTNVSNLSNKDLSTFRNRKIGFVFQFHHLLVEFNAIENVCIPALIAGESRNNAEKKAQKLLDILGLSGRLTHKPSQLSGGEQQRVAVARALINDPSIIFADEPSGNLDSTNAGELHSLFKRLRDEFDQTFVIVTHNEHLAELSDRKVLMRDGLIV
- a CDS encoding HAD family hydrolase; its protein translation is MIRYIDIDSRKDAFIFELDDVLYPEKDYWYQVYYLFASFLEYTEMIDAKEATNSMTGTYLSEGKEQVFDNLKKKLNLDEKYRVNFNHLSNTAKLPLKLLLFQNMLKLLQEIVVDRKKIFIVTNGNPEQQLNKIKQVEWNGLEPYLTCYFANELVPKPETDCIDLLIKDHNLQRRNVLMIGANETDEQCAEASGIDFIKLSEL